From the Ruminiclostridium josui JCM 17888 genome, one window contains:
- a CDS encoding ABC transporter permease subunit has product MNIFLHELKSMRKTATIWTISLIALSALYLCIYPTVAADAEGFKNLLANYNPEIRDMLGINLDNIASLLGFYSMVFSFITLCGTIQGMNLGISILSRESRERTADFLLVKPVSRSSIISAKVFAAFTTIVATNFGFYVATFCIANAVKTEDFSNKLFFMINLTLFFMQIIFMSIGMVVSVFFKKLKSILPISFGVVFGFYLISIIISLGKSADKVRYISPFKYFDLAYIIKNASYEATYLVASAVIVATAIIASFIIYIRKDIHAVS; this is encoded by the coding sequence ATGAATATTTTTCTGCATGAGCTCAAATCCATGAGAAAAACTGCTACTATATGGACAATTAGTTTGATAGCTTTATCGGCACTCTATCTTTGCATATATCCTACTGTAGCTGCTGATGCTGAAGGATTTAAAAACCTCCTTGCCAATTATAATCCTGAAATAAGGGATATGCTTGGGATAAATTTAGATAATATTGCATCCTTATTGGGCTTTTATTCTATGGTATTTTCGTTTATAACACTTTGCGGGACTATACAGGGGATGAATCTTGGTATTTCCATACTTTCAAGAGAATCCAGGGAACGTACGGCAGATTTTTTGCTTGTTAAGCCTGTTTCCCGCAGTTCAATAATCAGTGCAAAGGTGTTTGCTGCCTTTACAACTATAGTTGCTACCAATTTTGGGTTTTATGTGGCAACATTTTGCATAGCCAATGCTGTTAAGACAGAAGATTTCAGCAATAAGCTGTTTTTTATGATAAACCTGACATTGTTTTTTATGCAGATTATTTTTATGTCAATAGGCATGGTTGTATCAGTATTTTTTAAGAAGCTGAAATCCATTCTTCCAATATCCTTTGGCGTGGTTTTTGGGTTTTACTTGATAAGTATTATTATTTCTTTAGGAAAAAGTGCCGATAAAGTGCGGTATATATCTCCTTTTAAATATTTTGATTTAGCCTATATTATTAAGAATGCCAGCTATGAGGCTACATACCTCGTTGCATCTGCTGTAATAGTAGCTACAGCTATT
- a CDS encoding ABC transporter ATP-binding protein: protein MSVIEIKNLTKSYGKARGINNINLSVEEGEIFGFIGPNGAGKSTTIRTLLGLIYPSEGSATIFGKSCIKYPEVRREVGYLPSEVFYYDNMRVIDLLKYSASFYKKDCTTRIKELAEAMDLDLKKKIEDLSFGNKKKVGIVQGLLHEPKLIILDEPTSGLDPLMQQKFFELIAEENHKGATVFFSSHILSEVQKMCSRVAFIKDGKIIKLEKMSTLQENSYKKFSIETKEIVSKDVFDIKGVSKLETKGNNINFIFKGNINLIMKKIADIQLRNISIEEPDLEEIFMHYYVKED from the coding sequence ATGAGTGTCATTGAAATTAAGAATCTTACAAAAAGTTATGGCAAGGCCAGAGGCATAAATAATATTAATCTCAGCGTAGAAGAGGGCGAGATTTTCGGGTTTATCGGACCTAATGGAGCTGGGAAGTCAACCACCATCCGAACTCTCCTTGGTCTTATTTATCCCTCTGAGGGGAGTGCAACTATATTTGGTAAAAGCTGCATAAAGTATCCTGAGGTAAGAAGAGAAGTGGGGTATCTTCCTTCAGAGGTTTTTTATTATGATAATATGAGGGTAATAGATCTGTTAAAATATTCAGCCAGCTTTTATAAAAAAGACTGTACCACTAGAATTAAAGAACTTGCAGAAGCAATGGACCTCGATTTGAAAAAGAAAATAGAGGACCTTTCCTTTGGAAATAAGAAAAAGGTAGGTATTGTCCAAGGATTGCTTCATGAACCGAAGTTGATTATTCTTGACGAACCTACCAGCGGACTTGATCCTCTCATGCAACAGAAATTTTTTGAACTTATTGCAGAGGAAAACCATAAGGGAGCGACGGTGTTCTTTTCTTCACATATTCTAAGTGAGGTTCAGAAAATGTGCAGCAGAGTGGCCTTTATAAAAGACGGTAAGATTATAAAGCTTGAAAAGATGAGCACTCTTCAGGAAAACAGTTATAAGAAGTTTAGCATTGAAACTAAAGAAATAGTCTCAAAGGATGTATTTGATATAAAGGGTGTTAGTAAACTGGAAACTAAAGGTAACAATATTAATTTCATCTTTAAAGGCAATATTAACTTGATTATGAAAAAGATAGCTGATATTCAACTAAGGAATATTTCAATCGAAGAACCTGACCTTGAGGAAATCTTCATGCACTATTATGTAAAGGAGGATTGA
- a CDS encoding TetR/AcrR family transcriptional regulator, translating to MDKFLNLPEEKRKRIVDAALKSFGANGYKKTSVSDIAKGADISKAMVFHYFGTKKDLYLYLIKMCTDIIINEIKNGFDYTVTDFFDRIKESAEIKASVMRKHTSIPAFLISAYFESDPEVKSDITSLLAIGDDYRDKIAFEGMDTSKFKEGIDPKLVLKMLIWMAEGYTSQLSVSTLDLDAMLKEFYECMDLLRDNFYKEEYL from the coding sequence TTGGATAAGTTTTTAAACCTACCTGAGGAGAAAAGAAAAAGAATTGTTGATGCAGCACTTAAATCATTTGGTGCAAATGGCTATAAGAAAACTTCAGTAAGTGATATAGCCAAAGGCGCTGATATTTCAAAAGCTATGGTATTTCATTACTTTGGGACAAAAAAGGACTTGTACCTGTACTTGATAAAAATGTGTACTGACATCATTATTAATGAAATAAAAAATGGTTTTGATTACACTGTTACTGATTTCTTTGATAGAATCAAGGAATCAGCCGAGATTAAGGCATCAGTAATGAGGAAGCATACTAGTATTCCTGCTTTTCTAATCAGTGCATATTTTGAGTCTGACCCGGAAGTAAAGTCAGATATTACATCCCTGCTTGCCATTGGAGATGACTATAGAGATAAAATCGCTTTTGAAGGAATGGATACTTCAAAATTTAAAGAAGGTATTGACCCCAAACTGGTGCTAAAAATGCTTATATGGATGGCTGAAGGGTACACTAGTCAATTGTCCGTTTCTACACTGGATTTAGATGCTATGCTAAAGGAATTTTATGAATGTATGGATTTGCTCAGGGACAATTTTTATAAGGAGGAGTATTTATGA
- a CDS encoding SGNH/GDSL hydrolase family protein, translated as MRKITMTRKTGAFLVVFSLLFTLFFNCVGSTSVSALEPPGVYGDFNNDRNVDALDFMKFKQYLMEQNTDYYYYMDLNGDSALDAMDFAILKQYLLGMIKTLPINYTPSEPGVLLVGRFDTSDPAGPKFAWSTSTIKANFTGTTISATIKSSGDNWFNVIIDGIVKAPVNVPAGTSTVTLASDLQDGIIHTIELVRRTEAWIGETQFLGFKIIGGGLLPAPSPSSRRIEFIGDSITCGYGNEGTSQYQSFTNKNENAYMAYGAITARLLKADPITVCWSGKGLVQNYGGDLNELMPEVYPRVLPYNTTLTWDTSKWTPQVVVINLGTNDFSTGSIDKTTFAAAYEKFVTQIRGQYPDAHIYCAVGPMLSWDQLAKCKDAITSVVDQKNTSGDSKIHFIEFPVQVESNGYGEDWHPSVKTHELMANQLAETIKADLGW; from the coding sequence ATGAGAAAAATAACAATGACAAGAAAAACAGGGGCTTTTTTAGTTGTATTTTCACTTCTTTTTACATTATTTTTTAATTGTGTAGGAAGCACTAGCGTTTCTGCACTTGAGCCACCAGGAGTATATGGTGACTTCAACAATGACAGAAATGTGGATGCTTTGGATTTTATGAAATTCAAGCAATATTTGATGGAGCAGAATACTGATTACTACTATTATATGGATTTAAATGGTGATAGTGCATTGGATGCAATGGACTTTGCTATTTTGAAACAATATCTATTGGGTATGATTAAGACCCTGCCAATCAATTATACACCGTCGGAACCGGGTGTGTTGCTAGTTGGCAGATTTGATACCAGTGATCCTGCTGGACCAAAGTTTGCATGGAGCACTTCAACTATAAAGGCTAACTTTACCGGAACCACAATCAGTGCAACTATTAAATCATCAGGTGATAACTGGTTTAATGTAATAATCGACGGCATTGTAAAAGCACCTGTTAATGTTCCTGCCGGGACTTCTACAGTTACCCTTGCTTCCGACCTTCAAGACGGTATAATACATACAATTGAACTGGTTAGAAGAACTGAAGCTTGGATTGGTGAAACACAATTCTTAGGCTTTAAAATTATCGGAGGCGGCTTGTTGCCTGCTCCTTCACCTTCTTCAAGAAGAATAGAATTTATTGGTGATTCTATTACCTGTGGATACGGTAATGAAGGAACAAGCCAGTATCAGTCATTTACCAACAAAAATGAAAATGCGTATATGGCATACGGAGCAATAACTGCCAGACTTTTGAAGGCTGACCCGATAACTGTTTGCTGGTCAGGAAAAGGGTTGGTACAAAACTATGGTGGGGATCTTAATGAACTAATGCCTGAAGTTTATCCAAGAGTTCTTCCTTACAATACAACCCTCACTTGGGATACAAGTAAATGGACTCCTCAGGTAGTTGTAATCAATCTGGGTACAAATGACTTTAGTACTGGTTCTATTGATAAAACAACCTTTGCAGCGGCATACGAAAAATTTGTAACCCAAATAAGAGGACAGTATCCTGATGCCCATATCTATTGTGCAGTAGGCCCAATGCTGTCTTGGGATCAGCTTGCAAAGTGCAAGGATGCCATAACAAGTGTTGTTGACCAGAAAAATACTTCTGGGGATTCAAAGATTCATTTCATAGAATTTCCAGTACAGGTTGAATCAAACGGCTACGGTGAGGACTGGCATCCTAGTGTTAAAACACATGAGCTGATGGCAAACCAGCTTGCTGAAACCATAAAAGCTGATTTAGGGTGGTAA
- a CDS encoding 5-formyltetrahydrofolate cyclo-ligase → MCNKTEMRKEYISFRNKNITSDALHEKSKVIAQKLDKLDCVKRAKTIMCYVSFGSEVYTHDIINTWISQGKQVCVPRVVKNKGKSMEAVKISSLHELEPGTYGVLEPTSGQKNVVSPDSIDVVIVPGCAFDLHKNRMGYGAGYYDRFLNLISDSCLKVGVAFDFQIMDEIPWDEHDIPMDIIITEERNI, encoded by the coding sequence TTGTGTAATAAGACTGAAATGAGAAAGGAATATATTTCCTTTAGAAACAAAAATATAACTTCAGATGCCTTACATGAGAAATCAAAGGTTATAGCACAAAAACTGGATAAGTTGGACTGTGTTAAGCGGGCAAAAACCATAATGTGTTATGTTAGCTTTGGGAGCGAGGTTTATACTCATGACATTATTAATACCTGGATTTCTCAAGGTAAACAGGTATGCGTTCCTCGTGTTGTTAAAAATAAAGGGAAATCCATGGAGGCAGTTAAAATAAGCAGTCTCCATGAGCTTGAGCCGGGGACCTACGGGGTATTGGAGCCAACTTCCGGACAAAAAAATGTAGTTAGTCCTGATTCAATTGATGTAGTGATTGTACCAGGATGTGCATTTGATTTACATAAAAATCGTATGGGATACGGCGCCGGATATTACGATAGGTTTCTTAACTTAATATCAGATAGCTGCTTAAAGGTAGGAGTTGCTTTTGACTTTCAGATAATGGATGAAATACCCTGGGACGAACATGATATCCCTATGGATATTATAATTACAGAAGAGAGAAATATCTAA
- a CDS encoding amidohydrolase — protein sequence MFDILIKNAELITIDESKPLITNGHIGIKNGRIAFISDSLPENAEAKEVIDGRSKIAMPGLVNAHSHSAMTLMRNYADDIALEKWLFDNIFPVEAKLTDKGVYWGTMLGISEMIKSGITAFADMYMFMDEVARAVTETGIKANLCKSPIQFFEDGQLKRLDKSQGTIDYYNSYHNSAEGRIKVFVEIHSVYMFNENTLRNAARLAKQLNTGIHIHLLETVSEVESSKKDYGMTSIEICSETGVLDVPVMAAHCVHLSDSDLRIMKEKKASVVHNPTSNLKLGSGIARVPEMMDMGINVCLGTDGAASNNNLNMFEEMNLAAILHKGVAMNPQLMKAQDVLRMGTVNGARAIGFDDTGILSEGMKADIILVDTDKPHFYPKNDPMAMMVYSAQASDVDTVMVDGNILMKNREFTHIDEEKIKFEVDALSKRLLGR from the coding sequence ATGTTTGACATACTTATAAAAAATGCTGAATTAATAACTATTGATGAAAGTAAGCCATTGATTACTAACGGGCACATAGGAATTAAGAACGGGCGTATTGCTTTTATTTCCGACAGTCTCCCTGAAAATGCTGAAGCAAAGGAAGTAATTGACGGGAGAAGTAAGATTGCCATGCCCGGTTTGGTAAATGCTCATAGTCACAGTGCCATGACGTTAATGAGAAATTATGCAGATGATATAGCACTTGAAAAATGGCTTTTTGATAATATTTTCCCTGTTGAAGCAAAACTTACTGACAAAGGCGTATATTGGGGTACTATGCTTGGTATATCTGAAATGATTAAATCAGGAATTACTGCTTTTGCAGATATGTATATGTTTATGGATGAGGTTGCACGGGCTGTAACTGAAACAGGCATAAAAGCAAATCTCTGCAAAAGCCCAATACAGTTTTTCGAAGACGGACAGCTGAAAAGACTCGATAAAAGTCAGGGAACTATTGATTATTACAATAGCTATCATAATTCAGCAGAGGGAAGAATAAAGGTTTTTGTTGAAATACATTCTGTTTACATGTTTAATGAAAATACCCTGAGAAATGCAGCTAGGCTGGCTAAACAGTTGAATACCGGTATTCATATACATTTACTTGAAACTGTATCTGAGGTTGAATCCAGTAAAAAAGACTATGGTATGACTTCTATTGAGATATGCAGTGAAACAGGTGTACTTGACGTTCCTGTTATGGCGGCACACTGTGTTCATCTCAGTGACAGTGATCTTAGAATTATGAAGGAAAAGAAGGCAAGTGTTGTTCATAATCCAACCAGTAATCTAAAGCTGGGAAGCGGCATTGCAAGGGTTCCTGAAATGATGGATATGGGAATTAATGTATGTCTTGGTACAGATGGTGCTGCCAGCAATAATAACCTTAATATGTTTGAGGAAATGAATCTTGCGGCAATACTGCATAAAGGGGTTGCTATGAATCCACAGCTAATGAAGGCTCAAGATGTTCTTAGAATGGGGACTGTAAATGGTGCAAGAGCTATAGGCTTTGACGACACTGGTATATTATCAGAAGGGATGAAAGCAGATATAATTCTGGTTGACACTGACAAACCTCACTTCTATCCTAAAAATGACCCAATGGCAATGATGGTATATTCTGCACAGGCTTCTGATGTGGATACTGTTATGGTAGACGGAAATATTCTGATGAAGAATCGTGAATTTACACACATAGACGAAGAAAAAATAAAGTTTGAGGTAGATGCATTATCCAAAAGGCTATTAGGCAGATAA
- a CDS encoding adenosylhomocysteinase — MKSVIRDISLADKGKQKIEWVRKNMPLLRSLEDEFRETKPFSGVRVVVSVHLEAKTAYLAKLFAIGGGEVSVTGSNPLSTQDDVAAGLVADGLDVYAWYNSTKEEYEEHLNLALGYKPNIIIDDGGDLVNLLHTKRKELLPHIMGGCEETTTGVLRLKAMEKEGVLRFPMIAVNNANCKYLFDNRYGTGQSVWDGINRTTNLIVAGKNVVVAGYGWCGKGIAMRAKGFGASVIVTEVDPIKAAEAVMDGFKVMKMSDAAKVGDFFITVTGCRDVITAEHFKVMKDGAILCNAGHFDVEVSVEELEKIAVEKQIQRNNITGYKMENGRWINLLAEGRLVNLAAGDGHPAEIMDMSFALQALSAEYMLRNYNKLGNKVIDVPADLDKKVATMKLKSWGVKIDKLSKEQKDYLNSWAE; from the coding sequence AAAATTGAATGGGTAAGAAAAAACATGCCTCTTTTAAGAAGTCTTGAGGATGAGTTTAGGGAGACAAAGCCGTTTAGCGGAGTAAGAGTTGTAGTTTCAGTTCATCTGGAGGCTAAAACAGCTTATCTTGCAAAGTTGTTTGCAATCGGAGGAGGAGAGGTTTCTGTTACAGGAAGTAATCCGTTATCCACTCAGGATGATGTAGCAGCCGGTCTTGTAGCAGATGGCCTTGATGTATATGCATGGTACAATTCAACTAAGGAAGAATATGAGGAGCATTTAAATCTTGCTTTAGGATACAAGCCGAATATTATCATCGATGATGGAGGCGACTTGGTTAACCTGTTGCATACCAAGAGAAAAGAGCTTCTTCCTCATATTATGGGTGGCTGTGAAGAAACAACTACCGGGGTACTTCGCTTAAAGGCTATGGAAAAAGAAGGTGTACTGAGATTTCCAATGATTGCGGTAAATAATGCCAACTGTAAGTACTTATTTGACAACAGATATGGTACAGGACAATCGGTTTGGGATGGTATCAACAGAACAACCAACCTTATTGTAGCTGGAAAAAATGTAGTTGTTGCAGGATACGGATGGTGCGGTAAGGGTATTGCAATGAGAGCGAAAGGCTTCGGTGCAAGTGTTATCGTTACGGAAGTTGATCCTATTAAGGCTGCAGAGGCAGTAATGGACGGATTCAAGGTAATGAAAATGTCCGATGCTGCAAAAGTCGGTGATTTCTTTATTACTGTAACGGGTTGCCGTGATGTTATTACAGCGGAACATTTCAAAGTAATGAAAGATGGGGCTATTCTCTGTAATGCAGGACATTTTGATGTTGAAGTTTCCGTTGAAGAATTGGAAAAAATCGCTGTTGAGAAACAGATTCAGAGAAATAACATTACTGGATATAAGATGGAGAACGGAAGATGGATAAATCTTCTGGCAGAAGGCAGACTAGTAAATCTTGCTGCAGGTGATGGACATCCTGCTGAGATTATGGATATGAGTTTCGCTTTACAGGCCCTTTCAGCAGAATATATGCTAAGAAATTACAATAAGCTAGGAAACAAGGTAATTGATGTTCCTGCTGATCTTGATAAAAAGGTTGCAACCATGAAGCTAAAATCATGGGGAGTAAAAATAGATAAGCTTTCTAAAGAGCAAAAGGATTATCTTAACAGTTGGGCTGAGTAA